One part of the Lates calcarifer isolate ASB-BC8 unplaced genomic scaffold, TLL_Latcal_v3 _unitig_174_quiver_1670, whole genome shotgun sequence genome encodes these proteins:
- the LOC108890389 gene encoding signal-regulatory protein beta-2-like isoform X1 has protein sequence MELQAEKMVVCLLNISLLWSVCQAQLSDISQPDSFKAVELGDTVTITCHIHSPARHIMWYKLTTGKRLQPISVEPVATTDRFYNLTTFNKEPHRYSVKCGKNNNHLSISATTGEDVGTYYCGLLNVKDIQFGSGTFLMVKGLKMISDSIVQQPESTSVQPGDSVTLSCSVHTGHCAAEHTSVMWLKHSDHAAPETIYSSGNKNNTCQRTKKDSEETTCVYNLLLRNLSSDDAGTYYCVVTSYGQTLLGNGTRINIFRSADLSPTVIALMLSNILLGIVTLLLVWTLCKNSKKNSTAASRSSDGSPEGNQVIQAGDAVVYTAVNSAPTGSSCRSASVKYSTDSIVYSDVRYCQ, from the exons ATGGAGCTACAAGCAGAGAAGATGGTGGTGTGCCTTCTAAATATTTCCCTGCTGTGGTCTGTGT GTCAAGCACAGTTAAGTGACATCTCCCAGCCTGATTCTTTCAAAGCAGTGGAGCTAGGAGACACAGTTACTATTACATGTCACATTCATAGTCCTGCAAGGCACATAATGTGGTACAAGCTGACCACTGGGAAGAGACTACAGCCAATATCTGTTGAGCCAGTGGCCACAACAGATAGGTTTTATAATCTGACAACATTTAATAAGGAACCTCACCGTTATTCAGTaaaatgtggcaaaaacaaCAATCACCTGAGTATATCTGCAACAACAGGGGAAGACGTTGGAACGTATTACTGTGGACTGTTGAACGTAAAGGACATTCAGTTTGGATCAGGAACCTTTCTAATGGTCAAAG GTCTAAAGATGATCAGTGATTCTATCGTCCAGCAGCCAGAGTCTACATCTGTCCAGCCAGGagactctgtgactctcagcTGTTCTGTTCACACTGGTCATTGTGCAGCAGAACACACTAGTGTCATGTGGCTCAAACACTCTGATCACGCTGCTCCAGAAACCATTTACTCctctggaaataaaaacaacacctgTCAGAGGACTAAGAAAGACTCTGAAGAAACTACCTGTGTCTACAACCTGCTCCTGAGGAACCTCAGCTCTGATGATGCTGGGACCTACTACTGTGTCGTGACTTCATATGGACAGACACTGTTGGGAAACGGAACCAGGATTAATATTTTCA GATCAGCTGATCTGAGTCCAACTGTCATTGCACTGATGCTGTCAAATATCCTTCTTGGGATAGTGACACTTCTTCTAGTATGGACACTTTgcaaaaacagcaagaaaaactCCACAG CAGCATCCAGATCCAGTGACGGATCTCCTGAAGGCAATCAGGTGATACAG GCTGGAGATGCAGTTGTCTACACAGCAGTGAATTCAGCTCCCACAGGCTCATCCTGCAGATCAGCCtcagtaaaatacagtacagACTCAATAGTTTATTCTGATGTCAGGTACTGTCAATAG
- the LOC108890389 gene encoding signal-regulatory protein beta-2-like isoform X3: MELQAEKMVVCLLNISLLWSVCQAQLSDISQPDSFKAVELGDTVTITCHIHSPARHIMWYKLTTGKRLQPISVEPVATTDRFYNLTTFNKEPHRYSVKCGKNNNHLSISATTGEDVGTYYCGLLNVKDIQFGSGTFLMVKGLKMISDSIVQQPESTSVQPGDSVTLSCSVHTGHCAAEHTSVMWLKHSDHAAPETIYSSGNKNNTCQRTKKDSEETTCVYNLLLRNLSSDDAGTYYCVVTSYGQTLLGNGTRINIFRSADLSPTVIALMLSNILLGIVTLLLVWTLCKNSKKNSTAASRSSDGSPEGNQAGDAVVYTAVNSAPTGSSCRSASVKYSTDSIVYSDVRYCQ; encoded by the exons ATGGAGCTACAAGCAGAGAAGATGGTGGTGTGCCTTCTAAATATTTCCCTGCTGTGGTCTGTGT GTCAAGCACAGTTAAGTGACATCTCCCAGCCTGATTCTTTCAAAGCAGTGGAGCTAGGAGACACAGTTACTATTACATGTCACATTCATAGTCCTGCAAGGCACATAATGTGGTACAAGCTGACCACTGGGAAGAGACTACAGCCAATATCTGTTGAGCCAGTGGCCACAACAGATAGGTTTTATAATCTGACAACATTTAATAAGGAACCTCACCGTTATTCAGTaaaatgtggcaaaaacaaCAATCACCTGAGTATATCTGCAACAACAGGGGAAGACGTTGGAACGTATTACTGTGGACTGTTGAACGTAAAGGACATTCAGTTTGGATCAGGAACCTTTCTAATGGTCAAAG GTCTAAAGATGATCAGTGATTCTATCGTCCAGCAGCCAGAGTCTACATCTGTCCAGCCAGGagactctgtgactctcagcTGTTCTGTTCACACTGGTCATTGTGCAGCAGAACACACTAGTGTCATGTGGCTCAAACACTCTGATCACGCTGCTCCAGAAACCATTTACTCctctggaaataaaaacaacacctgTCAGAGGACTAAGAAAGACTCTGAAGAAACTACCTGTGTCTACAACCTGCTCCTGAGGAACCTCAGCTCTGATGATGCTGGGACCTACTACTGTGTCGTGACTTCATATGGACAGACACTGTTGGGAAACGGAACCAGGATTAATATTTTCA GATCAGCTGATCTGAGTCCAACTGTCATTGCACTGATGCTGTCAAATATCCTTCTTGGGATAGTGACACTTCTTCTAGTATGGACACTTTgcaaaaacagcaagaaaaactCCACAG CAGCATCCAGATCCAGTGACGGATCTCCTGAAGGCAATCAG GCTGGAGATGCAGTTGTCTACACAGCAGTGAATTCAGCTCCCACAGGCTCATCCTGCAGATCAGCCtcagtaaaatacagtacagACTCAATAGTTTATTCTGATGTCAGGTACTGTCAATAG
- the LOC108890389 gene encoding signal-regulatory protein beta-2-like isoform X4, whose protein sequence is MELQAEKMVVCLLNISLLWSVCQAQLSDISQPDSFKAVELGDTVTITCHIHSPARHIMWYKLTTGKRLQPISVEPVATTDRFYNLTTFNKEPHRYSVKCGKNNNHLSISATTGEDVGTYYCGLLNVKDIQFGSGTFLMVKGLKMISDSIVQQPESTSVQPGDSVTLSCSVHTGHCAAEHTSVMWLKHSDHAAPETIYSSGNKNNTCQRTKKDSEETTCVYNLLLRNLSSDDAGTYYCVVTSYGQTLLGNGTRINIFRSADLSPTVIALMLSNILLGIVTLLLVWTLCKNSKKNSTASRSSDGSPEGNQAGDAVVYTAVNSAPTGSSCRSASVKYSTDSIVYSDVRYCQ, encoded by the exons ATGGAGCTACAAGCAGAGAAGATGGTGGTGTGCCTTCTAAATATTTCCCTGCTGTGGTCTGTGT GTCAAGCACAGTTAAGTGACATCTCCCAGCCTGATTCTTTCAAAGCAGTGGAGCTAGGAGACACAGTTACTATTACATGTCACATTCATAGTCCTGCAAGGCACATAATGTGGTACAAGCTGACCACTGGGAAGAGACTACAGCCAATATCTGTTGAGCCAGTGGCCACAACAGATAGGTTTTATAATCTGACAACATTTAATAAGGAACCTCACCGTTATTCAGTaaaatgtggcaaaaacaaCAATCACCTGAGTATATCTGCAACAACAGGGGAAGACGTTGGAACGTATTACTGTGGACTGTTGAACGTAAAGGACATTCAGTTTGGATCAGGAACCTTTCTAATGGTCAAAG GTCTAAAGATGATCAGTGATTCTATCGTCCAGCAGCCAGAGTCTACATCTGTCCAGCCAGGagactctgtgactctcagcTGTTCTGTTCACACTGGTCATTGTGCAGCAGAACACACTAGTGTCATGTGGCTCAAACACTCTGATCACGCTGCTCCAGAAACCATTTACTCctctggaaataaaaacaacacctgTCAGAGGACTAAGAAAGACTCTGAAGAAACTACCTGTGTCTACAACCTGCTCCTGAGGAACCTCAGCTCTGATGATGCTGGGACCTACTACTGTGTCGTGACTTCATATGGACAGACACTGTTGGGAAACGGAACCAGGATTAATATTTTCA GATCAGCTGATCTGAGTCCAACTGTCATTGCACTGATGCTGTCAAATATCCTTCTTGGGATAGTGACACTTCTTCTAGTATGGACACTTTgcaaaaacagcaagaaaaactCCACAG CATCCAGATCCAGTGACGGATCTCCTGAAGGCAATCAG GCTGGAGATGCAGTTGTCTACACAGCAGTGAATTCAGCTCCCACAGGCTCATCCTGCAGATCAGCCtcagtaaaatacagtacagACTCAATAGTTTATTCTGATGTCAGGTACTGTCAATAG
- the LOC108890389 gene encoding signal-regulatory protein beta-2-like isoform X2, with translation MELQAEKMVVCLLNISLLWSVCQAQLSDISQPDSFKAVELGDTVTITCHIHSPARHIMWYKLTTGKRLQPISVEPVATTDRFYNLTTFNKEPHRYSVKCGKNNNHLSISATTGEDVGTYYCGLLNVKDIQFGSGTFLMVKGLKMISDSIVQQPESTSVQPGDSVTLSCSVHTGHCAAEHTSVMWLKHSDHAAPETIYSSGNKNNTCQRTKKDSEETTCVYNLLLRNLSSDDAGTYYCVVTSYGQTLLGNGTRINIFRSADLSPTVIALMLSNILLGIVTLLLVWTLCKNSKKNSTASRSSDGSPEGNQVIQAGDAVVYTAVNSAPTGSSCRSASVKYSTDSIVYSDVRYCQ, from the exons ATGGAGCTACAAGCAGAGAAGATGGTGGTGTGCCTTCTAAATATTTCCCTGCTGTGGTCTGTGT GTCAAGCACAGTTAAGTGACATCTCCCAGCCTGATTCTTTCAAAGCAGTGGAGCTAGGAGACACAGTTACTATTACATGTCACATTCATAGTCCTGCAAGGCACATAATGTGGTACAAGCTGACCACTGGGAAGAGACTACAGCCAATATCTGTTGAGCCAGTGGCCACAACAGATAGGTTTTATAATCTGACAACATTTAATAAGGAACCTCACCGTTATTCAGTaaaatgtggcaaaaacaaCAATCACCTGAGTATATCTGCAACAACAGGGGAAGACGTTGGAACGTATTACTGTGGACTGTTGAACGTAAAGGACATTCAGTTTGGATCAGGAACCTTTCTAATGGTCAAAG GTCTAAAGATGATCAGTGATTCTATCGTCCAGCAGCCAGAGTCTACATCTGTCCAGCCAGGagactctgtgactctcagcTGTTCTGTTCACACTGGTCATTGTGCAGCAGAACACACTAGTGTCATGTGGCTCAAACACTCTGATCACGCTGCTCCAGAAACCATTTACTCctctggaaataaaaacaacacctgTCAGAGGACTAAGAAAGACTCTGAAGAAACTACCTGTGTCTACAACCTGCTCCTGAGGAACCTCAGCTCTGATGATGCTGGGACCTACTACTGTGTCGTGACTTCATATGGACAGACACTGTTGGGAAACGGAACCAGGATTAATATTTTCA GATCAGCTGATCTGAGTCCAACTGTCATTGCACTGATGCTGTCAAATATCCTTCTTGGGATAGTGACACTTCTTCTAGTATGGACACTTTgcaaaaacagcaagaaaaactCCACAG CATCCAGATCCAGTGACGGATCTCCTGAAGGCAATCAGGTGATACAG GCTGGAGATGCAGTTGTCTACACAGCAGTGAATTCAGCTCCCACAGGCTCATCCTGCAGATCAGCCtcagtaaaatacagtacagACTCAATAGTTTATTCTGATGTCAGGTACTGTCAATAG